DNA from Nitriliruptor alkaliphilus DSM 45188:
GCCAGGGAAACCCCGGCCTCGCGAGCAACGTCTTCGAGGGTCACAGGAGGCCGCTTACTCGGTTCCACGCGGTCTACCTCCCGTTCGGCGCCGGGTTCGCCCAGCTCGACGAGCGTAGCCTGCTGCTGGGATCTTTTGACGCTGGGGCTCCCGACGTCTACGTTTGGGAAAAGGCTTTCCATCCGTGAGTTCGACCGTGAGTTCGACCGTGAGGCTGTGATGACCGTCACAGGTTCGGGCGCTGACGGATCACCCAGCAGAAGGGCACCGCACGATGACCACGCAGACCCTCGGCGTCGCGATGAACGGCGTGACCGGCAGGATGGGGTACCGCCAGCACCTGCTGCGTTCCATCCTCGCCATCCGCGAGCAAGGCGGCGTCACCCTGGCGGACGGCAGCCGCGTCCAGTTGGAGCCCGTGCTGGTCGGGCGCAACGCCGGCAAGCTCGAGGAGATCGCGCGTCGCCACGGCGTCGCTCGTCACACCACCGACCTCGACGAGGTGTTGCGCGACGACGGGATCTCGATCTACTTCGACGCGCAGCTGACCCAGGTACGTGAGAAGTCGCTGGTCGCCGCCATCGATGCCGGCAAGCACATCTACACCGAGAAGCCGGTGGCTGAGTCGTTGGAAGGCGCGATCGATCTGGCTCGACGTGCCGACGCGGCTGGCATCAAGCACGGCGTCGTCCACGACAAGCTCTACCTCCCCGGGCTCATCAAGCTGGCTCGCTTGATCGAGGGCGGCTTCTTCGGTCGCATCCTGTCGGTGCGTGGCGAGTTCGGGTACTGGGTGTTCGAGGGCGATTGGCAGACCGCCCAGCGACCCAGCTGGAACTACCGTTCCGAGGAGGGTGGGGGCATCACCATCGACATGTTCTGCCACTGGAACTACGTGCTCGAGCAGCTCTTCGGCCGCGTGGAGGCGGTGACCGCCAAGGCCGTGACCCACATCGGGGAGCGGTGGGACGAGGACGGCCACCGCTACGACGCGACCGCTGACGACAGCGCCTACGGCATCTTCGAGCTCGAGGGCGGTGTGGTGGCACAGATCAACTCTTCGTGGAGCACCCGACTCAACCGCGACGAGCTGGTCGAGTTCCAGGTCGATGGGACGGAAGGGTCGGCGGTCGCCGGGCTGTTCGGTTGCAAGGTCCAGTCACGGGCCAACACCCCGAAGCCGGTGTGGAACCCCGACCTGCCGACCAACGAGCGCTTCCGCGACCAGTGGCTCGAGGTCCCGGACAACGACACGTTCGACAACGGCTTCAAGATGCAGTGGGAGCAGTTCGTCCGCCACGTCGTCGAGGACGCACCGCACCCGTACGACTTCTGGTCGGGTGCCCGCGGCAACCAGCTCGCCGAGGCTGGCCTGACCTCGTCGAGGGAGGGCCGACGCATCGAGCTGGACCGGATCGCGCCGTGACGGTCTCGGTGCGCCTGCCCGGCGTCGACGGCCGCTCGGTCGACCACACGATGGCCGAGCCGCGGTACCTCGGTGCCGCAGGGGCTCGCTTCACCTCGCGGATCGCCTACGCCGCCGCCCACGTGGTCGCCGAACCGCTCGGCCACAACGCGCCCGGGGCGCCGGCCGCGGTGGACTGGGATGCCACGCTGCGGTTCCGCCACCACCTGTGGAACCACGGGTTCGGTGTCGCCGAGGCCATGGACACCGCGCAACGCGGTATGGGCCTCGACTGGCAGGCAACACAGCAGCTCATCCGCCGCTCAGCCGCCGAGGCCCACGCGGTCGGCGGGCAGATCGCCGCCGGCGCCGGCACCGATCACCTCGAGGCCGGCGAACGCGACCTCGACACGATCACCACCGGCTACCTCACGCAGTTGGAGGTCGTCGAGGACAGTGGTGCACGTCCGATCCTCATGGCCAGCCGGCAGCTGGCCGCTGCGGCCGGGGGTCCTGACGACTACCACCGCATCTACGGTCGGATCCTGGAGGTGTCGTCGACCCCGGTGGTCCTGCACTGGCTCGGCCCCATGTTCGATCCGGCGTTGGCCGGGTACTGGGGATCGGGCGACCTGGAGGAGGCCACCGACAGCTTCGTCGCCCTGTGTGCCGACCACGCCGCGCGCATCGACGGGGTGAAGGTGTCGCTGCTCGACGCCGATCATGAGATCGCGCTGCGGCGCCGGCTGCCGGACACGGTCCGGTGCTACACCGGCGACGACTTCAACTACCCGGAACTGATCCGGGGCGACGACACCGGCCACTCCGACGCGCTGCTCGGCATCTTCGCGGCGATCGCGCCGGCGGCCGCCACCGCGCTGGCCGCGTTGGATCGCGGCGACCTCGAGGTCTACGAGGAGGTCTTCTCTCGGACGGTGCCGCTGGCTCGGCACGTCTT
Protein-coding regions in this window:
- a CDS encoding Gfo/Idh/MocA family protein produces the protein MTTQTLGVAMNGVTGRMGYRQHLLRSILAIREQGGVTLADGSRVQLEPVLVGRNAGKLEEIARRHGVARHTTDLDEVLRDDGISIYFDAQLTQVREKSLVAAIDAGKHIYTEKPVAESLEGAIDLARRADAAGIKHGVVHDKLYLPGLIKLARLIEGGFFGRILSVRGEFGYWVFEGDWQTAQRPSWNYRSEEGGGITIDMFCHWNYVLEQLFGRVEAVTAKAVTHIGERWDEDGHRYDATADDSAYGIFELEGGVVAQINSSWSTRLNRDELVEFQVDGTEGSAVAGLFGCKVQSRANTPKPVWNPDLPTNERFRDQWLEVPDNDTFDNGFKMQWEQFVRHVVEDAPHPYDFWSGARGNQLAEAGLTSSREGRRIELDRIAP
- a CDS encoding dihydrodipicolinate synthase family protein, which codes for MTVSVRLPGVDGRSVDHTMAEPRYLGAAGARFTSRIAYAAAHVVAEPLGHNAPGAPAAVDWDATLRFRHHLWNHGFGVAEAMDTAQRGMGLDWQATQQLIRRSAAEAHAVGGQIAAGAGTDHLEAGERDLDTITTGYLTQLEVVEDSGARPILMASRQLAAAAGGPDDYHRIYGRILEVSSTPVVLHWLGPMFDPALAGYWGSGDLEEATDSFVALCADHAARIDGVKVSLLDADHEIALRRRLPDTVRCYTGDDFNYPELIRGDDTGHSDALLGIFAAIAPAAATALAALDRGDLEVYEEVFSRTVPLARHVFAVPTFHYKTGIAFLAWLSGHQDGFTMVAGQQAGRSVPDLVTTFRLADAAGLLPDPSLAAHRMTSFLEVAGVTP